The sequence below is a genomic window from Methanorbis rubei.
CTGCGGCGTTCAGTGTATCGTCATCGGTCATACCGGTCGGTGAAAACGTCGGCGTCGCTGTGGGGGTAGGAGTCGCCGTTGGATTCGTTGTCTCAGGCGTTGAAACGCATCCGGCAGAAAACACCAGCCCCGCACATACAATCAGAACTACAATCCACAGTCTCTTCATTACGAATCAGATTGATTTTTGCACGGATAATTATTTGGATGCGGTCCCTGTCTTACAGGTGAACGACAATACGGCAGCGATCAGACAAAAAATCATTCCGCAGAAGAACGACCAGTGCATCGCATCAAGAAACGCATCAAGATTTCCCGCCATGTTGGTGGTGGTTCCCAGATAAATCGAGATGAAACAGGTCGCAAGACCCATGGAGAGAACCATGCCCATTTGCCGCATCGTTCCGATAATGCTGTTTGCACTGCCGTAATCATGACGCTGCACCGACCCTAAGATCATATTGTTGTTCGGGGATGCAAAAAGCGCCACGGCAAAGCCCATCACCATAAGCGTTGCAATAAGTGCTGGCAGGTTGGGTACCTCTCCAAGCTGGAGAAGAACACATAAGCCAACCGACATCACCAGCATTCCTGCGGTCGTGAGATATCGCGGTTCTATCTTATCAGAGATTTTTCCTGCCAGCGGGGAAAAGATCATCTGGGTAAACGGCATCGCAACAAGCACAACCCCTGCCTGAACCGGTGTTAAAAGTCCTGCGAACTGGAGATACATGCTCAGGAAAAAACTGATCGCATATGTTGCTCCGAAGTTTATCACCGTTGCAATGTTGCCGCGGGTGAACACCGGATTTTTGTCGAACAGCCGGATTGCAAACACCGGATATGCGGTTCTCTTCTCTGTGAAGAAAAACAGCGGCAGGAAAATGCACACGCCTACGGCAAACAATCCGACTGCCCAAAGCTCAGGCAGATTGATCAAACCGAGCACGATTGAGATGATCAAAAGCATGTAAACAAACGTGCCCAGATAGTCATACGGCTCGCCGGCACTTTCTCTGATATCATGCGAGATGGAGAACCAGACCGCGATAAACGCAACTATGCAGAGCACGACAACAAAGTAAAAGATGCTGTGCCAGTCAAACATCTGTGTCATAAAGCCGCCGAGGATCGGGCCTGCGGACAGGCCGAGGAACACGGCGGATACCGCATACCCGATTACCGCTCCGCGTTTCTGCGGCGGGTAGACTGCAGAGAGAAGGGCTATTGAGTTGCTGGTGATCGCGGCAACGCCGATTCCCTCCAATATTCTGCAAAGGATCAGGACTTCAATGGTCGGTGAGTGAGGCGCGAGGATTGAGGAGACGGCGAGAATAAAAATTCCTGCGAGAAATATTTTTTTGCGACCGATGAGATCTGCAACCCGGGCGGCAGGCACCATGAACACGACGGAACTTATCAGGTACGCTGTTGAGAGCATCGCGAGCGACTCAGCGGTTGCGGTGTAGGTTATTCCTATCGCAGGGATTGCGACGTTCACCATCGAACCAAGAAACGGACTGAGGAACGAGGCAAGCGCAGCAGCAATCAGCACCATTCGCATCTCCCGAATGGTGTACTGGTAAGCCGCCTGCATACTTTGTTATCGACGCGGGCTCGTATAATAGTTATGAATGGGCATGAAAGGAAATGTCCGAAACGCGAGTCGCATGCCGAAGGCATGCTCACTGCTTCGCAGCTTCGCGGAATAGCGCGAATAAAAATATTATTTATATTGATTATTTTTGGACAACTCTCTTTGCTCAGAAATATTTTTTGAAAAATCGCCATTGGCGATTTTTTATTCGCGTTCTTCGCGTTTCAGATCCAAATCGTTCTCACGAACTCTTCTTCGCCGTCCACCCGACCACTGCCGCCGCAAACGACAGAACCGCACTCACGGCAAACGTCGCATGCATTGCAGCAACCAGTCCTGCGCCCGAGGTGTTGCTGTAGAACAGCAGAATAATGCAGGTTGCAATTGCCATTGAGACCACCATTCCCATCTGACGCGTGGTCGCAAGAATACTGTTCGCACTGCCGTTGTCCTTTCTCTCCACCGAACCGAGAATAAGATTCGTGTTTGGTGCGCCAAACAGTGCAATACCAAAGCCGACCACTGCCAGATTGATGATGATGGCGGTCTGATTGTAATCAGTCCCGATAAATCCGAACAGCGCCATTCCGATACCGGTCACAATAAGACCTGCGGTCATAATGATTCTGCCATCGATTTTGTCAGAGAGTTTTCCCGTGATCGGGGAGAATATCATCTGCACAATCGGCATTGCCATCATAACAAAACCTGCCTCCATCGGTGTTAACGCACCGATCTGCTGCAGGTAGAGACTCATGAAAAAGCTCACGGCAAAGGTTGCGCCATAGTTAATCATCGTCGTCAGATTCGCTCTGGCGAACACCTTGTTCTCGGTAAACAGTCGGATCGCAAACACCGGATACGGAGTTTTCTTCTCGAACCAAACAAACATCACCAGAAGGACTGCCCCGATCACCAGACTTACAATTGCCGCGGGATCCGGGATTCTGATGAGACCTGACATCAGAAACAGAATCGTTACTCCGTAGAGAATCGATCCGCGGAGATCAAACGGCTGGCCCGGTGTTGTAACTATTTCAGATTTTACCGACACTTTGATCATCACCGCAGTCGCGAGGCACAGAGCAAAGACAAAGAAGTAGATGCTTGTCCAACCGAACACTTGCGTCAGCGCCCCTCCAATCAGCGGTCCTGCGGTAAGTCCGAGATAGACTCCGGCAACTGCGATACCGATCGCAGCCCCTCTCCTCATCGGCGGATAGGCAACCGAAAGAATCGCAATCGTGTTGCTGATAACGCATGCAAGTCCGATGCCTGCCACTGCATGGCAGACCAGCAGCATACCG
It includes:
- a CDS encoding MFS transporter; the protein is MQAAYQYTIREMRMVLIAAALASFLSPFLGSMVNVAIPAIGITYTATAESLAMLSTAYLISSVVFMVPAARVADLIGRKKIFLAGIFILAVSSILAPHSPTIEVLILCRILEGIGVAAITSNSIALLSAVYPPQKRGAVIGYAVSAVFLGLSAGPILGGFMTQMFDWHSIFYFVVVLCIVAFIAVWFSISHDIRESAGEPYDYLGTFVYMLLIISIVLGLINLPELWAVGLFAVGVCIFLPLFFFTEKRTAYPVFAIRLFDKNPVFTRGNIATVINFGATYAISFFLSMYLQFAGLLTPVQAGVVLVAMPFTQMIFSPLAGKISDKIEPRYLTTAGMLVMSVGLCVLLQLGEVPNLPALIATLMVMGFAVALFASPNNNMILGSVQRHDYGSANSIIGTMRQMGMVLSMGLATCFISIYLGTTTNMAGNLDAFLDAMHWSFFCGMIFCLIAAVLSFTCKTGTASK
- a CDS encoding MFS transporter is translated as MRQAKDVIMMHKNTHTSYELAVILLAVTLASFLIPIFVAMVNIALPAIGAAFAVPSETLAILSTTYLVSSVIFLVPAARLADIVGLKKICVTGLCITALATVVAPFSSSIGMLLVCHAVAGIGLACVISNTIAILSVAYPPMRRGAAIGIAVAGVYLGLTAGPLIGGALTQVFGWTSIYFFVFALCLATAVMIKVSVKSEIVTTPGQPFDLRGSILYGVTILFLMSGLIRIPDPAAIVSLVIGAVLLVMFVWFEKKTPYPVFAIRLFTENKVFARANLTTMINYGATFAVSFFMSLYLQQIGALTPMEAGFVMMAMPIVQMIFSPITGKLSDKIDGRIIMTAGLIVTGIGMALFGFIGTDYNQTAIIINLAVVGFGIALFGAPNTNLILGSVERKDNGSANSILATTRQMGMVVSMAIATCIILLFYSNTSGAGLVAAMHATFAVSAVLSFAAAVVGWTAKKSS